The Corynebacterium callunae DSM 20147 genomic sequence TGACAGCGCAAATGGCCTGGCCCTTGGCAGCGCGCAGCTTGGCGCGGATGGGCTCATCAAACTGCGCGGTAATTGGAGCTGCGGCGGCAAGACGGTCCATGTGGCCGGTGAAGTTGCGGACATGTCCGTCAACCATGAGGAAACTTGTGGTCACCAAGGTGGATTGCTACGCCTTTCGAGTCTTGTGCGTGGAGTACAACACGGCCATATATAGATAGCAAGACAGTAGCACTCAAGTAGTCAAACTGTTGATTTTAGGGCGTCATCTAGCGGTCTAGAGTAAAAGGCGATATGAATTTTATCCTTGGTCACTGAAAACAAATTTTTCGACCTTTGTCACTGGACTTGCTCGCTACGCCCGGCAGGTGAGAAAATTCTGTCGCACTAAAGGTTATGTTTCTTTGGGCGAATTTCACATTGTTTTTCATGAGTTTTCAAGCAACCTCACAACTTGAGTAGAAAATAGGTATCCGGCAATGACGTCGAGAAATACTACCGAATCCCAGGGCGCCCTGGATCGGTATTTCAAAATTTCGGAGCGAGGATCCAGTATCGGCACGGAAGTCCGTGCAGGTATTGTCACCTTCTTCGCGATGGCCTACATCATCATCCTTAACCCACTGATCCTTGGTACCACCGAGGACATCAATGGCACCACCCTCGGCATCCCACAGGTTGCTGCAGCCACTGCTTTGGCTGCCGGTGTCATGACCATCGCCTTCGGCCTGATCGCGCGTTACCCATTTGGTATCGCAACCGGCCTTGGCATCAACACCATGGTGGCCGTCACCCTGGTCTCCGGCGAAGGCCTCACCTGGCCAGAAGCTATGGGCCTGGTTGTAATTGACGGTATCGTCATCGTCATCTTGGCTGTCTCCGGCTTCCGCGTGGCCGTTTTCCGTGCAATCCCAGCTTCTATGAAGGCTGCGATCGGCGTGGGCATTGGTTTGTTCATCGCCATGATTGGCCTGGTTGACGCTGGCTTTGTGCGCCGTATTCCAGATGCTGCCGGCACCACCGTTCCCGTTACCTTGGGAATTAACGGTTCTATCGCTTCTTGGCCAACCTTTGTCTTCATCATTGGCGTTTTGCTTTGTGGCTTTATGGTGGTCCGTAAGGTCCGCGGCGGTCTCTTCCTCGGAATCCTGGGCACCACCATCATCGCCATCATTGTGGAGGCTATTTTTGGTGCAGGTCCATCCTTTGAAAATGGTGAAGCGAACCCGGCTGGCTGGAACCTCGCAGTTCCAGGAATCCCAGATTCCTTCGGCGGAGTTCCTGACCTTTCCCTCGTGGGCGCAGTTGACCTCATCGGTGCGTTCTCCCGCATCGGCGTTGTAGCCGCCACCTTGCTGGTATTCACCCTGGTATTGGCAAACTTCTTTGACGCAATGGGAACCATGACTGCGCTTGGTAAGCAAGCTGGCTTGGCTGATGAAGAAGGCAACCTTCCTGATATCAAGAAGGCCCTGATCGTAGAAGGCGCTGGCGCAATTGTTGGTGGCGCAGTTTCTGCTTCCTCCAACACCGTTTTCGCTGACTCCTCCGCTGGTGTTGCTGATGGCGCTCGCACCGGCCTGGCAAATATCGTCACCGGTGTGCTCTTCTTGCTGGCCATGTTCCTCACCCCGCTGTATGAGATCGTGCCAATTGAAGCAGCAGCTCCTGTGCTCGTTGTTGTGGGTTGCATGATGATGGCTCAGATCCGCGAGATCGACTTCACCCAGTTCTACATCGCATTCCCAGCCTTCCTCACCATCGTTATCATGCCTTTCACCTACTCCATTGCCAACGGCATTGGCGTCGGATTCATCATGTACGCATTGATGGCAGTAGCTGCTGGCAAGGCAAAGGAAGTGCACTGGCTCATGTGGCTGGTAGCTGCACTATTTGCAGTATTCTTCGCTATCGACCCAATCATGGGTGCCATTAGCTAATGGAAAGAATCCTCATCTCTGGCCCCGCAGATCCACGCCTGGATGATTTCCGTGATCTTAACCATTCGGATTCTCGTCCAGACTTGCCCGGTGGCAAGGGCCTGGTAGTTGCTGAAGGACCACTCGTGGTGGGACGTCTGCTGGAATCTCGTTTTCCAGTTCGTGCCATCGTGGGATTCAAAAATAAGCTGGATTCCTTTTTTGCTTCTTTTCAGGCTGAAAACTCAGGTGTTGATCTTTCGGGGATCCCGATTTATGAAGTTACCCGCGAAACTCTGGCAACTGTTGCCGGCTTTGATATGCACCGTGGTTTGTTGGCAACTGCGGACAGAGTGGTGGAGGATTCTGTAGCTTCCGTTTTGGAGGGCGCCCGCACAGTGGTGGTTCTCGAAGGCGTTGGCGATCATGAAAACATTGGTTCCATGTTCCGTAACGCTGCGGGCATGGGAGTAGACGCCATTCTCTTTGGCAATGGTTGTGCAGATCCGCTCTACCGCCGTGTGGTTCGCGTCTCCATGGGCCATGTGCTGCGTCTGCCATTTGCGCATTTAGAGGGCAGTTACACCACCTGGCAACGGAGCTTGGAAGAGCTTTCCCAAGCCGGTTTCCACTTGGTTTCGCTTACCCCGGATCCCGCAGCGGTTCACCTTGAAGATGCTCTTAAAGGGCGCGATAAGGTGGCCTTGCTGGTGGGAGCTGAAGGCCCCGGTCTAACCGAACACGCTATGCGGGCAACCGATGTACGCGCTCGTATTCCAATGGCGCCGGGTACAGATAGCCTTAACCTGGCTACTTCGGCAGCGATTGCGTTTTATGAACGCGACCGCTCCCAAAGAACTTAACGGTCAGTATGGCGGAGTTTCTCCGCCATCGTAGCGCCCCATTCGCGGCCCGCTCTGAGCATAGATTTAGCCATCTTCTGCGCAGAGTGAGCCGCTTTTTGCGCATTTGCCGTCACGCGCCGGGGGACAATGCGATCGGGGCTGTCATGCTGCTCATAATCGTCATAATCACTAAAACCAAGCTTGTCGACGGCGGCTTGGGTGACAGCGGCTGAGCTGATCTGCCGGGGGCGAGGAATACGGGGCTCGGGGCGCCCATCAACGGCATACGCCACCACATTGATATCAGGGGAGGTGGTGGCATCAAAACCCAACCAGGCGCGTTGCGCCTCATGAACTAACTCAATGGGATTGAAGGGCAGGGCTAGGGGAGTCTTGCGGGTCCCTTTTTTGCCTGCCCAATAGGGAGTTTCAAAACCGCCAGGCATGCCTTCATCTTCAAAGACACGTTCTTCAAGGGCGATAAAAGAACGTTTCACCGAATTTTCATGAATATGTGCGAAGCCACCGAGGGTGGTTTCTTCATTGACCGCAAAGACATAAATATCGGTGGAGGGTACAGATTTCAGTAGACGGGGGCTCAACTTAGAAAGCGCAGATACATCTTCCAGCACCGTCTGAATGATGGTGACACCGGGAAAACCTGCTATATAAAACTCATTGGCGCTGGCTGGTACCGAGCGGTTAAGAGAAAACTGGCC encodes the following:
- a CDS encoding NCS2 family permease, with product MTSRNTTESQGALDRYFKISERGSSIGTEVRAGIVTFFAMAYIIILNPLILGTTEDINGTTLGIPQVAAATALAAGVMTIAFGLIARYPFGIATGLGINTMVAVTLVSGEGLTWPEAMGLVVIDGIVIVILAVSGFRVAVFRAIPASMKAAIGVGIGLFIAMIGLVDAGFVRRIPDAAGTTVPVTLGINGSIASWPTFVFIIGVLLCGFMVVRKVRGGLFLGILGTTIIAIIVEAIFGAGPSFENGEANPAGWNLAVPGIPDSFGGVPDLSLVGAVDLIGAFSRIGVVAATLLVFTLVLANFFDAMGTMTALGKQAGLADEEGNLPDIKKALIVEGAGAIVGGAVSASSNTVFADSSAGVADGARTGLANIVTGVLFLLAMFLTPLYEIVPIEAAAPVLVVVGCMMMAQIREIDFTQFYIAFPAFLTIVIMPFTYSIANGIGVGFIMYALMAVAAGKAKEVHWLMWLVAALFAVFFAIDPIMGAIS
- a CDS encoding TrmH family RNA methyltransferase, whose product is MERILISGPADPRLDDFRDLNHSDSRPDLPGGKGLVVAEGPLVVGRLLESRFPVRAIVGFKNKLDSFFASFQAENSGVDLSGIPIYEVTRETLATVAGFDMHRGLLATADRVVEDSVASVLEGARTVVVLEGVGDHENIGSMFRNAAGMGVDAILFGNGCADPLYRRVVRVSMGHVLRLPFAHLEGSYTTWQRSLEELSQAGFHLVSLTPDPAAVHLEDALKGRDKVALLVGAEGPGLTEHAMRATDVRARIPMAPGTDSLNLATSAAIAFYERDRSQRT
- a CDS encoding DUF6928 family protein, whose translation is MPSQLGANAAIVTIWFVTASDPQTIIRSEPRADRGFGRKLLAQLNPTWPITPIGQFSLNRSVPASANEFYIAGFPGVTIIQTVLEDVSALSKLSPRLLKSVPSTDIYVFAVNEETTLGGFAHIHENSVKRSFIALEERVFEDEGMPGGFETPYWAGKKGTRKTPLALPFNPIELVHEAQRAWLGFDATTSPDINVVAYAVDGRPEPRIPRPRQISSAAVTQAAVDKLGFSDYDDYEQHDSPDRIVPRRVTANAQKAAHSAQKMAKSMLRAGREWGATMAEKLRHTDR